In Halovulum dunhuangense, one genomic interval encodes:
- the obgE gene encoding GTPase ObgE encodes MKFLDLARVNIRSGSGGNGAVSFRREKFVEYGGPDGGDGGNGGNVWAEAVDGLNTLIDYRYQQHFFAQNGKGGMGRQRTGRSGDDIVLRVPVGTEILEEDEETVIADLTEVGQRVLLARGGNGGFGNLHFKTATNQAPRHANPGQEGVERTIWLRLKLIADVGLLGLPNAGKSTFLAATSNARPKIADYPFTTLHPNLGVVGVDGTEFVVADIPGLIEGAHEGRGIGDRFLGHVERCAVLLHLVDGTSLTVAEDYHTIIHELEAYGGQLADKPRVTALNKIDALDADELAERRAALEEACGGPVLTMSGVSREGVTEVLRALLRVIRADRAPAHEESGEWRP; translated from the coding sequence ATGAAGTTTCTCGATCTGGCCCGCGTCAATATCCGCTCCGGCTCTGGCGGGAACGGCGCCGTCAGCTTCCGGCGCGAGAAGTTCGTCGAGTATGGCGGCCCCGATGGCGGCGACGGGGGCAATGGCGGCAATGTCTGGGCCGAGGCGGTGGACGGGCTCAACACCCTGATCGACTACCGCTACCAGCAGCATTTCTTCGCCCAGAACGGCAAGGGCGGCATGGGCCGCCAGCGCACCGGACGCTCGGGCGACGATATCGTGCTGCGGGTTCCGGTGGGGACAGAGATCCTCGAGGAAGACGAAGAGACGGTGATCGCCGATCTGACCGAGGTGGGCCAGCGCGTGCTGCTTGCGCGCGGCGGCAATGGCGGCTTCGGCAACCTTCATTTCAAGACCGCCACCAACCAGGCGCCGCGCCATGCGAACCCGGGCCAGGAGGGGGTGGAGCGCACGATCTGGCTGCGGCTGAAGCTGATCGCCGATGTGGGGCTGCTGGGCCTGCCCAATGCGGGCAAGTCCACCTTCCTTGCGGCCACCTCGAATGCGCGACCCAAGATCGCGGATTATCCGTTCACCACGCTGCACCCGAACCTTGGCGTCGTGGGCGTGGATGGGACGGAATTCGTCGTGGCCGACATCCCCGGCCTGATCGAGGGCGCGCATGAGGGCAGGGGGATCGGCGACCGTTTCCTTGGCCATGTCGAACGCTGCGCGGTGCTGCTGCACCTGGTGGACGGCACGTCCCTTACGGTGGCCGAGGATTACCACACCATCATCCACGAACTCGAAGCCTATGGCGGGCAACTGGCCGACAAGCCGCGGGTCACGGCGCTGAACAAGATCGACGCGCTGGACGCGGACGAGCTGGCCGAGCGAAGGGCCGCGCTGGAGGAAGCCTGTGGCGGCCCCGTCCTGACGATGTCGGGCGTCTCGCGCGAGGGGGTGACGGAAGTGCTGCGCGCGCTCTTGCGCGTGATCCGGGCCGACCGCGCGCCCGCCCATGAGGAGAGCGGGGAATGGCGACCCTGA
- the rpmA gene encoding 50S ribosomal protein L27: MAHKKAGGSSRNGRDTAGRRLGVKKYGGEAVIPGNIIVRQRGTKWWPGQNVGLGRDHTIFATAEGKVTFHKGLKGRTFISVLPAAEAAE; the protein is encoded by the coding sequence ATGGCACACAAGAAAGCAGGCGGTTCCTCCCGCAATGGTCGCGATACCGCGGGCCGTCGTCTGGGCGTCAAGAAGTACGGCGGCGAAGCCGTGATTCCGGGCAACATCATCGTTCGCCAGCGCGGCACCAAGTGGTGGCCGGGCCAGAACGTGGGCCTGGGCCGCGATCACACCATCTTTGCGACTGCCGAGGGCAAGGTGACCTTTCACAAGGGCCTGAAGGGCCGCACCTTCATTTCGGTTCTTCCGGCTGCCGAGGCGGCGGAGTAA
- a CDS encoding GNAT family N-acetyltransferase, with translation MALMTGNGAAAQAGDQPVLVTGRLRLRPIEPADAGLMRLYAQDARVARMTRNIPHPLPPGATESYIGAVLSGAARETVWAVEHRASDGGGFIGVVSLGRKGRIGYWLGAPFWSTGFATEAVEALVSHALEQGYPRLEAEVFQDNPASARVLTKAGFAYVGEGEGFSIARGATAPVWHYALEAGQ, from the coding sequence ATGGCCCTGATGACCGGGAACGGCGCCGCGGCGCAGGCGGGCGATCAGCCGGTGCTGGTCACCGGACGCCTGAGGCTGCGCCCGATCGAGCCGGCCGATGCCGGGCTGATGCGGCTTTACGCGCAGGATGCGCGGGTGGCGCGCATGACCCGCAACATCCCGCACCCGCTGCCGCCGGGCGCCACCGAAAGCTATATCGGCGCCGTGCTGTCCGGCGCGGCGCGCGAAACGGTCTGGGCGGTGGAGCATCGCGCCTCGGACGGGGGCGGCTTCATCGGGGTCGTCTCGCTGGGCCGGAAAGGGCGCATCGGCTACTGGTTGGGCGCGCCGTTCTGGTCCACGGGCTTTGCCACCGAGGCGGTGGAGGCGCTGGTCTCCCACGCGCTCGAACAAGGCTATCCACGGCTCGAGGCCGAAGTGTTCCAGGACAACCCGGCATCGGCGCGGGTGCTGACAAAGGCGGGCTTCGCCTATGTCGGCGAAGGCGAGGGCTTTTCGATCGCGCGGGGTGCTACCGCGCCCGTCTGGCATTACGCGCTGGAGGCAGGGCAATGA
- a CDS encoding tyrosine-type recombinase/integrase, which yields MTEVFQERGEDIEAIGAWEVDLRSVSEFVSMRKDAGASIATINRDLTAFNHLMRHIKNMGWIDTNPVLQFERQGMKESLPDIVLPTYEEIKKLGRRAPGTLFFFPTFLDATGGRVTEMSMIKWADVKGMERPVEGHVTLTLRHTKGRKVRTITLRQQAIDILLKIPRSNQSPYVFWNKTEDGYYRTAANLFWDYAQETGFAARLHDIRHKFAIERLKEGWSVYRVQGYIGHGSVKTTERYYFRYLSQEQQAIANADGNVGL from the coding sequence TTGACCGAGGTCTTCCAAGAGCGTGGCGAGGACATCGAGGCAATCGGAGCATGGGAGGTCGACCTTAGATCGGTCTCGGAATTCGTCTCCATGCGCAAGGATGCGGGGGCTTCGATCGCGACGATCAATCGCGACCTGACCGCTTTCAACCATCTCATGCGGCACATCAAGAACATGGGCTGGATCGATACAAATCCGGTCCTGCAGTTCGAGAGGCAGGGAATGAAAGAGAGCCTTCCTGACATCGTTCTCCCCACCTATGAGGAAATCAAAAAGCTGGGTCGGCGCGCCCCCGGCACTCTGTTCTTCTTCCCGACGTTCCTCGATGCGACTGGGGGCCGCGTGACAGAGATGTCGATGATCAAGTGGGCGGACGTGAAAGGCATGGAGCGACCAGTTGAGGGCCATGTCACGCTGACCCTTCGGCATACGAAGGGGCGCAAGGTTCGGACAATCACGCTTCGCCAGCAAGCGATCGACATCCTGTTGAAGATCCCGCGGTCCAATCAGTCGCCGTACGTCTTCTGGAACAAGACCGAGGATGGCTACTACCGCACCGCGGCCAACCTGTTCTGGGACTATGCGCAGGAGACGGGGTTCGCCGCCCGGCTCCATGACATCCGCCACAAGTTCGCGATCGAGCGGCTGAAGGAGGGCTGGTCGGTCTACCGGGTGCAGGGCTACATCGGCCATGGCTCGGTGAAGACGACCGAGCGATATTATTTCCGCTACCTGTCGCAGGAGCAGCAGGCGATCGCCAATGCGGACGGCAACGTCGGTCTCTGA